The Dokdonia donghaensis DSW-1 DNA window GCCCATCATATGTAAAGAAATCTTCTTGTATGAGTTGCTCACTAGGAAAGCCTGGCACTCGCTGTTTCAAATTTTCTAATGCGAGCTGAGAAAAGTCTACTACATACACATTTTTAAACCCCTGCTCCCAGCAGTACTGGGCCTCATAGCTATAACCGCCACCAGGGATTAAAATTTTGAGCTCCTTATTTTCTAACTGATCGAGGTAGGCTTTGATAGGTGGAGAGACCTCTTTTAAGTCCCAACCTGTATTTCCCTCTGCATAGCGATTATTCCAATAGGTTGACGTGAGTTCCATCATTTAGGCTTTAGTTTTAAAACAACATCTAGTGCTCAGCAATTTAAGTAAATTACTGGTAGCAAGTTTTAAATTTAGTTTGTGTTGCTTGTGGTTACGCTTTCGCGAAAGCGTAATACAACCCTAATTATATACCGTAGGGTATTGTGAAGTAAAAGGTGGTCCCTTTACCAAGCTCTGAGTCTAGCCAAATGCTTCCCTTATGGATACTTACAATCTTTTTACAGTGAGCAAGACCAATACCGGTTCCCTCATACTCATCATTAGTATGTAGTCGCTGAAAGATGGAGAAAATACGATCTTGATGTGCTTGATGTATACCGATACCATTATCTGAAAAAGAAAACTGCCACATACCTTTTGATGGGTTATCTACATTACTCACTTTTGTTGTGCTTATATTGAGAATGGGGCGCCTGTCTTCTGGGCAAAACTTGAGTGCATTTGTAATTAAGTTTTGGAACAACAAGCGCAGCTCTACTTCAGAACCAGATACCACTGGCAGTTGTGTGTAATTTATGGTGGCACCTGTGCGTGATACAAGTGATGTAATGTCTTTCTCTAAATCTTGTAATACTTTATGTGTGTCAACCTGAGTAAAAATTCTTGTTTTACCTATTCTAGAATACTCAAGAAGCATATTTATAAGCTTAGCCATACGATCGCTTGCTTCTTCTATAAATTCTAGACTCTGTAGACCCACCTCATCAAACTGTTCTCCATAATCTCCTCTTATGAGGCCTATAAAGCTTGAAATAGTATTAAGAGGTTCTTGTAAATCGTGACTGGCTATGTATGCAAATTGTTCTAGGTCTTCGTTTTTTTGACTCAATTCTTCTTTTTGCTTAAGTATGGTTGCATTCTGAATAGTGAGTTGCTCTATAAGTATCTTTTTTGTGCGATAATTCTTGTATAGTACAAAACCAGCAATAAGAAATAATAGGGCTATACCTGTAAGTAACCAGTTTACAGTAGCTCTTAGGTCTAACTCTGAAGACTGCTCGAGCAACACCTTTTTTTGATCACTTATACTTACTTTTTGCACCTCAATACTGTCTTGCCTAAGCTTGATTTCTCTCTTGCTATTTTGTAAAACAACTTCTTGCTTATCTAGTTCTCTTAATTGATTTTTGATTTTGATCTCAAGCTGCTGTGCAATCTCCCTTTTGTCTTCTATAGTTTTCTTTTGTAGTTTATCTACTTCTCTCAACTCTTGTATAGAGTTGTCTTTATACTTTACAATTTCTTGTATGGTATCTATAATTTCGTTTTGACTTAACAACTCACGTTCTTGACGATTAATTACCTCATCCTTTTCTTTTGCATTTGCAAGAACTGTCTGGAGAGAATCTTGCGCCTCTTCAAAAAGTGCTTGCCATTTTTCTGAATTTGCAATTGCATATGACTGTAGTGACGGGGCTACCTTAAAGCTATTTTGGCTTAATAAGCCTTGATTAATCTGGTGTCTAAAAGTTTCTCCTACCCGCACTATGTTAATCATTGAGGAATTAAATAGGTAGTCTTCTGCAATAACTAGCACTCCCTTATTCTCTAGGGATTGTAAGACATACGGCATCTGGTAATTGTACTTTCTATTTACATAAAGTACATCTACATCTTGAATATCTTTTATGGATAAAAAGTTTACTACAGCAACCTGTCTGTCTTGTACTCTTCTTTGTTGAGCCATTGCTCTGAGGTCAATAAGCGTTCTGTCTGGGCCCAGCACGCCTATTACAAACTGCTCTTCTAGCGGTTCTGGCCAGCTTACTTGCTGCGCTATATTAAATATATAAATGGCTCTTTGTACTCTCGAGACTTGGCTGGGTTGTTGCTGTGCATTTAGAATAATAGATACCCCTATAAAGAGGTAGTTAATAACTATTTTAAAAAATGAAACCGACCTCATCATATACCTATTACAGCTTCACAGCGACTTTAATAAAATAATTTGCTCCCTGTACACCAAACTGACCTACCCTCCTACTATAAATAAAGTTTCCATTACTTGTATTTGAAGAATGGGTATGCTCATCTGGATACACATTTAAGATGTTATTTCCCCCTATCGCTGCTCTTACTCTAGAGCTGAACTGATAATCTATAGAAAGGTCTGTAATGATCTTTGGCGAGAATTTTTGATCTCTTGACTCTATATTGCCAGTAAACTCATTGAGAACCCAATTATTTGAGTTGCCATCTTCTGGATGGAAATACGTTACTGGCCCAAACAATGTGTTATTAAGTTGAATACGGAGTTTTTGAACGTCATAAAAATTTCTAAAACTAAGCTTATAACCGGGTTGTCCTTTTTCAAGGCGTCCTATTTCTTCTCTATTAAAAATAACCTCTTCTGCCCCCTCAAAAGCCTCTGGAACTCTAATGTCGCTCCCTACTTTAGTATTGTTTACGTTGAAGCCTAGAGAACTTTCTATATAACCTAACCCTAGAGATTTTTTAAATACGACAGAGGCATCAAAACCTGAGGTTTTTGTGTCTATAGCATTTGTAAAGAACTGAGCTGCTCCTACTCCAAAAGGATCAAGAATATTCTCATAACCCTCTGCAATTCTACCAGAGAGAACAATTCTATCTTGTATAGAAATATAATAGTAGTCCAGCGAGACAGATAGGTAATCATTAATCTTACTACTTAAACCTGCGCTATAGTGGTTAGAGAGCTCGGGCCTTAACTTATCTACATTAAAAGCCTGTGCGGTAAGGGCACTCTCATTATTAAATGTACCCACTTGCACAATATCTCCATCTATAAATTGTGTGCTTATATTCTGAAAAAAAACTTGATGTAATGAGGGTGCTCTAAAGCCTGTTGCGATGCCTCCTCTTATACTGGTATTTTCATATACCTTGTAACGTGAGGCGAGTTTCCAGATAATTTGATTCCCGAAGTTATTATAATTTTCATTTCTCGCTGCTCCTTGTACTAGCCATTGGTCTGTAACATTTGCCTCTACATCTACATAAAAAGAGCTATTTGTTCTAAACTTATTAAGCTCATTGTCTGGCTGTATACCAGGAAAAACTTGAGCTCCAGCAATTCTAGGTACTTCTTCTCCATTTTCATTTATAAAGACACTTCCTCCATCTATATAAGAGGCTTCTTCTCCTGCGCCTATCTGATAATTTTCTACTCTAAGCTCACCTCCAAAAGAAAAATTAAGCCCAGAACGCCATTCAAAAGACTTAGATAGATCTAGATTTGATGTGTTCTGACTATATAAAAACCCTCCAGCATAAAAAGTTGTAGGTGAAGCCACACCCATAGATGCATTGTTAGAATTATTAACCGTATAATCGAGAGAATTTGTACCTATAGAATGGCTAAAGTCTATAGTCCACTCGCGTTTGACACCTTTTATGCCTAGCGTAACCGCATCATCTTGAATATCTGTAAGAATTTGAGGCGAAAATCCATTAGGAAATAAATCTGTTATCACACGGTCCTGATCTTTTGGAAATCTATAAAAACCAGCACTCTTTCCTTCTCTATAATTTCTACCACCATTAAGATAAACCTTCGCACTATCTGAGACTTTAATTTCGCCGTTAAAATGAATTGCGAGATTTTGAGTCTCAGCATTTCCTATTTGCATTACCCTTCTGTCTGAGTAACCTGTTTGAGTATAAAAATTATTCTCTTCAATGAGACTAGCGTCTTCTTCTGCATTATCTACATAAACACTGCCTGTATAATTACCAGCTCGGTTTGTTGCTTCCCTCTTTCTGTACTCTCCAGTTAGATTTAAAAATCCTTCTTTACCTATTTTCATCCCAAAATTTGCTCCCGCAAACTGAGTAAGACCATCACCCTCTTGATTAATTTTTACTAAATTATCAAGTGTGATTGCATTGGTCTGTTTCTTTAATACGATATTGATTACACCAGCAATAGCATCAGATCCATACTGAGAAGTTGCCCCATCTCTTAAAATCTCTATTCTTTCAATTGCGCTTACTGGTATTGCATTAAAATCTGTTCCTACAGCTCCTCTGCCTATTGTGCCGTTTACATTAAGTAATGAGCTATTGTGCCTTCTCTTACCATTAATTAATACAAGTACTTGATCTGTACCTAAACCACGAAGTGTTGCAGGATCTATATGATCTGTACCATCTGCTATGGTTTGATGTGTTGAATAAAATGAAGGAGCGAGATAATGAAGGATCTGGCTAAGCTCTATTTGCGGAGAATTAGAAATTTGCTGTGGCGAAATAATATCTACAGAGGCTGTGTTTTGAAACGAAGAGACTGGGTCTGATCTAGTACCAAGAGAAATAGGCTCATCTGCCGAAAAACCAGTTTCTAGTTTAAAATTAATCTCCTTAATATCCCCCGCTTTTAAAACGACGGTGTTGTACTGTACATTATACATTACAAAACTTGCAGATAAGACATACTCTCCCTCATCTACTTCAAAACTAAAGGCTCCATCTATATCTGTTTGTGTTGATTTATTATAGCCCTCTATTGAGACTAATGCTCCAGGAAGCACGCCATAATTATCTGTAACTACACCAACAATTTTTGCTCTAGTTTGACTATAACTTACTGTTGAAATTATAAAGAAAAGAAATAGTAAGGACTTAGTATACTTAGGCATTATAGCTATAACATTACACATTATTTAAACTGAGATCATTTGATCGATCACCTCTTCAAGCATCTCTGGTGAAAGCATTTTTTTCTTTACCCCTTTTACAAATGGGTAAGTCGCTAGTTTATCTTGTTCTGCCTGTCTCGGCATCGTTGCAAGAAGCAATATAATAGGGATATTATGATTTGCTCGCTGCTGGTAATGTTCTAAAAATTCCCAACCATTCATTACTGGCATATTAATATCCAAAAAAATAATATCGGCTAGGTAACCAGCATCTAAAGCTTCAATAGCTTCAAGCCCATTTCTCGCTACTTCAATGGAAGAAAATTTAGCAGATCTTTCTAATACAACTTTGTTAAAATAGGATACAGGTTTACTGTCATCAATCAATAAGGCTTTATACTCCAAGTTGTGTTATTTATTATTTGCGAGCCTTAGGGAAGCGTCATTTACGGTTTCTAAAACGCCATCTAGTATTCTGATTGAAAGCGGCTTATTTATAAAGTCGAGAACTTCATAATTTACTATAGATTTTTTTACGTGTTCTGGGTTTGAAGAGCTAGAAAGGATAATCACTTGTATGTCACTTCTAAAATCTTCATTAAAAAGTTCATAGTGATCTAAAAACTCCCAGCCATTCATAGCTGGCATATTAATATCTAGAAAAATGATGTCTGGTTTTATCTCATCGCCAGATAGCACTTGTTCTAAAAATAACAGCCCGTCTTTTCCGCTTTGCACTGTTTTAATGTGCTCAAATCCCGAGTGGCCTACGACTACTCGCTTATTAAAGAAATTTACAGCCTTATCGTCATCTATCAAGAGGACTCTCTTCATTATTGAATATTCTAGGGGTTGGGTATAAAGCAAATATCAAAAAAACATTACTCCTAATACAACGTTACTGTTAAAAATGAAAAATTATCGATATAACAGCTTTTATGATAGACAAACAACACACTCAATGCTAAGTCATTGTATTGTGTTAGTGATATTTTAAGATTTAGTATACAATACCAAAGAATAAGTCAAGAAGCCCTACTATTTTGAAACGCTCATTGCACGCTCATTTTTTTCATCTATCCAAGCCTGTCCTTTTCGGCGTCTCATAAAGTTATCATAGTGACGCATATAGAACACATTGTATAACGCTTTCCTAAGGTTAGACATTTTTCGCGGAAGCGCACGTAAACTCATACTAAATCCAGGAGTTTCATATTTCATATAGTGCCAGTATCCTTCTGGCATATACAGAGTCTCGCCGTGATTAAGATGGCAAATAAAACCTTTTGCTTTTTTGAGATTTGGAAACTTATCATAATCTGGATCATCAAAATTGATATCCTCGCGGGTGATGAGAGAGTAAGGTACTTTGTAAAGATGTGGCGTCTCACTAGGAGGGAATAACACACATTGCTTTTTACCCTCAAAGTGAAAGTGCAAAATATTTGCCCAGTCTATATCGTGATGCATAAAGACTTTGCTCCCCTCTCCACCAAAAAACAGCATAGGTATTTGC harbors:
- a CDS encoding response regulator is translated as MKRVLLIDDDKAVNFFNKRVVVGHSGFEHIKTVQSGKDGLLFLEQVLSGDEIKPDIIFLDINMPAMNGWEFLDHYELFNEDFRSDIQVIILSSSSNPEHVKKSIVNYEVLDFINKPLSIRILDGVLETVNDASLRLANNK
- a CDS encoding methyltransferase; this encodes MELTSTYWNNRYAEGNTGWDLKEVSPPIKAYLDQLENKELKILIPGGGYSYEAQYCWEQGFKNVYVVDFSQLALENLKQRVPGFPSEQLIQEDFFTYDGQFDVIIEQTFFCALQPDLRPDYVAHMHALLKPEGKLVGLLFNFPLTEKGPPYGGSTTAYESLFSKHFDIQKIETAYNSIAARADKELFIKMVKK
- a CDS encoding response regulator, coding for MEYKALLIDDSKPVSYFNKVVLERSAKFSSIEVARNGLEAIEALDAGYLADIIFLDINMPVMNGWEFLEHYQQRANHNIPIILLLATMPRQAEQDKLATYPFVKGVKKKMLSPEMLEEVIDQMISV
- a CDS encoding TonB-dependent receptor encodes the protein MCNVIAIMPKYTKSLLFLFFIISTVSYSQTRAKIVGVVTDNYGVLPGALVSIEGYNKSTQTDIDGAFSFEVDEGEYVLSASFVMYNVQYNTVVLKAGDIKEINFKLETGFSADEPISLGTRSDPVSSFQNTASVDIISPQQISNSPQIELSQILHYLAPSFYSTHQTIADGTDHIDPATLRGLGTDQVLVLINGKRRHNSSLLNVNGTIGRGAVGTDFNAIPVSAIERIEILRDGATSQYGSDAIAGVINIVLKKQTNAITLDNLVKINQEGDGLTQFAGANFGMKIGKEGFLNLTGEYRKREATNRAGNYTGSVYVDNAEEDASLIEENNFYTQTGYSDRRVMQIGNAETQNLAIHFNGEIKVSDSAKVYLNGGRNYREGKSAGFYRFPKDQDRVITDLFPNGFSPQILTDIQDDAVTLGIKGVKREWTIDFSHSIGTNSLDYTVNNSNNASMGVASPTTFYAGGFLYSQNTSNLDLSKSFEWRSGLNFSFGGELRVENYQIGAGEEASYIDGGSVFINENGEEVPRIAGAQVFPGIQPDNELNKFRTNSSFYVDVEANVTDQWLVQGAARNENYNNFGNQIIWKLASRYKVYENTSIRGGIATGFRAPSLHQVFFQNISTQFIDGDIVQVGTFNNESALTAQAFNVDKLRPELSNHYSAGLSSKINDYLSVSLDYYYISIQDRIVLSGRIAEGYENILDPFGVGAAQFFTNAIDTKTSGFDASVVFKKSLGLGYIESSLGFNVNNTKVGSDIRVPEAFEGAEEVIFNREEIGRLEKGQPGYKLSFRNFYDVQKLRIQLNNTLFGPVTYFHPEDGNSNNWVLNEFTGNIESRDQKFSPKIITDLSIDYQFSSRVRAAIGGNNILNVYPDEHTHSSNTSNGNFIYSRRVGQFGVQGANYFIKVAVKL
- a CDS encoding cupin-like domain-containing protein, with amino-acid sequence MQLQEITRVHTITKKEFLRDYVKPQKPVVIEHLIDDWKAYDKWNLTYIKDIAGDKEVPLYDDRPVKHDEGFNQAHATMSMSAYVELLKKQPTNYRIFLYNLMKEVPSLKEDFKFPKIGLRLLKQIPMLFFGGEGSKVFMHHDIDWANILHFHFEGKKQCVLFPPSETPHLYKVPYSLITREDINFDDPDYDKFPNLKKAKGFICHLNHGETLYMPEGYWHYMKYETPGFSMSLRALPRKMSNLRKALYNVFYMRHYDNFMRRRKGQAWIDEKNERAMSVSK
- a CDS encoding YfiR/HmsC family protein, which produces MMRSVSFFKIVINYLFIGVSIILNAQQQPSQVSRVQRAIYIFNIAQQVSWPEPLEEQFVIGVLGPDRTLIDLRAMAQQRRVQDRQVAVVNFLSIKDIQDVDVLYVNRKYNYQMPYVLQSLENKGVLVIAEDYLFNSSMINIVRVGETFRHQINQGLLSQNSFKVAPSLQSYAIANSEKWQALFEEAQDSLQTVLANAKEKDEVINRQERELLSQNEIIDTIQEIVKYKDNSIQELREVDKLQKKTIEDKREIAQQLEIKIKNQLRELDKQEVVLQNSKREIKLRQDSIEVQKVSISDQKKVLLEQSSELDLRATVNWLLTGIALLFLIAGFVLYKNYRTKKILIEQLTIQNATILKQKEELSQKNEDLEQFAYIASHDLQEPLNTISSFIGLIRGDYGEQFDEVGLQSLEFIEEASDRMAKLINMLLEYSRIGKTRIFTQVDTHKVLQDLEKDITSLVSRTGATINYTQLPVVSGSEVELRLLFQNLITNALKFCPEDRRPILNISTTKVSNVDNPSKGMWQFSFSDNGIGIHQAHQDRIFSIFQRLHTNDEYEGTGIGLAHCKKIVSIHKGSIWLDSELGKGTTFYFTIPYGI